The genomic DNA GCAACAACGAAGAAGGCGAAAACGCGGCCATCCGGGAGCGTTGTAAAGCAGGCCAGACCAAGATTCTCTACATTTCGCCGGAGCGTTTGCAGCGTGAAATTCCGTGGATGCAACAGCACTTGAACATTTCGCTGTTCGCTATCGACGAGGCGCATTGCATTTCGCAATGGGGGCACGATTTCCGCCCGGAATACACGCAGCTCGGCGGGTTGCATCAAGCGTTCCCGAACGCAACAATCATGGCGCTGACGGCAACGGCAGACAAGCTCACAAAAGAAGATATTGTCAGGCAGCTGAACTTGCGAGATTTTAGACTTTTCGTGAGTTCGTTCGACCGCCCGAATCTGAGTCTCGATGTGCGTCGCGGTTATTCCGCTTCCGAAAAGCTGAAAGCGATTTTATCCATCATTTCAAAGCATAAGCACGAATCGGGAATCATCTATTGCCTTTCGCGCAAGAGCACCGAAAAAGTTGCCGACGAACTCATCAACGCAGGCGTTTACGCAAAGGCATACCATGCGGGGCTTACCGCCGAAGAACGCAACAACGTGCAAGAGGATTTCATCAACGACAATATCGATGTCGTGTGCGCGACAATCGCATTCGGCATGGGCATCGACAAAAGCAATGTCCGTTATGTCATCCATTACAATCTCCCCAAGAGCATCGAGAGCTTTTACCAAGAAATCGGGCGCGCGGGTCGCGACGGTCTCCCTTCCGAAACGGTGCTGTTCTACAATTTCCAGGACATCATCACGCTCCGCAAATTTGTAAACGAGAGCGGCCAGCGAGACATCAACTCCGAGAAGCTCGACCGCATGCAGGAATACGCCGAATCGCAGGTTTGCCGTCGTCGCATTTTGCTCAACTACTTCGGCGAAAACAACAGCAGCAACTGCGGGAATTGCGACATCTGCAAGCAC from Fibrobacter sp. UWB13 includes the following:
- the recQ gene encoding DNA helicase RecQ, with the translated sequence MPTAHEILKSVFGYDAFRPMQQEIIEHVVSRKDALVLMPTGGGKSICYQIPALMFKGITVVISPLISLMKDQVDALNANGIGADALNSNNEEGENAAIRERCKAGQTKILYISPERLQREIPWMQQHLNISLFAIDEAHCISQWGHDFRPEYTQLGGLHQAFPNATIMALTATADKLTKEDIVRQLNLRDFRLFVSSFDRPNLSLDVRRGYSASEKLKAILSIISKHKHESGIIYCLSRKSTEKVADELINAGVYAKAYHAGLTAEERNNVQEDFINDNIDVVCATIAFGMGIDKSNVRYVIHYNLPKSIESFYQEIGRAGRDGLPSETVLFYNFQDIITLRKFVNESGQRDINSEKLDRMQEYAESQVCRRRILLNYFGENNSSNCGNCDICKHPPQRFNGTILVQKALSAIKRTGEHIGFSMTADILKGTLSDEIVQKGYDKLKTFGAGSKTTLKHWHDYLLQMLQLGYIEIAYNENNHLKITESGNEVLFGKKTAELAVAPKTEAKEDAKPRSGRATFNRGGNSRTTFTHTADDAEDNSLFEALRKVRRQIANENNWPAYVVLSDRTLRDLAYKAPTSINELQDVFGFGEMKIRKFGQQFVDAIRDYMKQ